One genomic window of Desulfovibrio inopinatus DSM 10711 includes the following:
- a CDS encoding Spy/CpxP family protein refolding chaperone has product MTKKLTTLVLTGLLILSSVSLAFARPGGPGGPGGEAGIVRMIMRLDLTTEQKQSVASILKAQRETGEAKIVAFRDAMKALHDTSTTDTFNEEAVRKAYTNVSKTGEELAIMRARVYAEVMSVLTPQQRETLSKERKEMAEKGKYRIKKHMSLLDEWIDKYTSQQ; this is encoded by the coding sequence ATGACAAAAAAATTGACGACACTCGTTCTTACCGGACTTCTTATCCTTTCTTCTGTTAGCCTCGCTTTTGCCCGTCCTGGCGGCCCCGGAGGACCTGGCGGAGAAGCCGGAATTGTCCGCATGATCATGCGTCTCGATTTGACCACTGAACAAAAACAATCCGTAGCCTCCATTCTCAAAGCGCAACGAGAAACCGGAGAAGCAAAAATCGTAGCTTTCCGCGACGCTATGAAAGCACTGCATGACACGAGCACGACCGATACCTTCAACGAAGAAGCGGTCCGTAAGGCATACACCAACGTCTCGAAGACAGGCGAAGAGTTGGCCATCATGCGAGCCCGTGTTTATGCCGAAGTCATGTCTGTACTGACTCCGCAACAACGAGAAACCCTGTCCAAGGAACGCAAGGAAATGGCCGAAAAGGGGAAATATCGCATCAAAAAACACATGAGTTTGCTTGATGAATGGATCGACAAGTACACCTCACAACAATAA
- a CDS encoding Na/Pi cotransporter family protein yields MNFDMIITILGGVGLILLGMKLMTDGLKLAGGNVLRSLLKSWTKTPAWGLFSGFLVTAVVQSSGAITVAVIGFVNAGLMSLFRAIWVVYGSNVGTTTTAWIVASLGLKVDVDMFALPLIIVGTALWLTGKITRRAGLGEALAGFGLFFLGIQIMESTLHGLGTGLNFSVIVSQGMAGRAMYCLVGFVLTTMMQSSSASIALILTATAGGVVSLTTAAAAVIGANVGTTSTAAVAVLGATSNAKRVAAFHVSFNFLTGIVAFFILPLFMSVFSSATAFIGAHPAPTTILAIFHTFFNVLGVCLLTPFTRRLVHFFENRFRSHDEDESRARYLDANIMRTPALATDALVKEVGRLGELARRVCLTTLHCVAKPCSEMERNLDILRKLQHAIGRFAAHVSNEGMALETSTDLARILLAARYYNAAAEAAIDAERIEAALPPLPYDPLQDKLDLLREKARVILIEADAMHEGYAVSEIKYHYRSFDNRYKSLKQSFLEAGSGGRIRIDDMVGYLDFMSKVRRMLNQTVKGGNVLSRLRKQFEGTLSTQEWTE; encoded by the coding sequence ATGAATTTCGATATGATAATTACGATTTTGGGTGGAGTGGGGCTTATTTTACTTGGTATGAAACTCATGACAGACGGACTCAAGCTAGCTGGTGGTAATGTATTGAGGAGTCTGCTTAAGTCTTGGACGAAGACACCGGCTTGGGGGTTGTTTTCCGGTTTCTTGGTGACTGCAGTGGTCCAATCGTCGGGTGCTATCACCGTGGCCGTCATCGGTTTTGTCAATGCCGGACTCATGTCGTTATTCAGGGCCATTTGGGTTGTGTATGGCTCCAATGTCGGCACGACGACAACCGCGTGGATTGTCGCATCTCTTGGGCTCAAAGTAGACGTCGATATGTTTGCTTTGCCATTGATCATTGTCGGGACCGCCCTGTGGCTTACAGGGAAAATTACCCGCAGAGCAGGGCTTGGTGAAGCTCTTGCTGGATTTGGCTTATTTTTCCTGGGGATTCAAATCATGGAATCGACGCTACATGGTCTCGGCACTGGATTGAATTTTTCCGTTATTGTTTCACAAGGGATGGCCGGTCGAGCGATGTATTGTTTGGTCGGATTTGTATTGACCACCATGATGCAATCCTCGAGCGCGTCCATTGCGCTTATTTTGACGGCCACGGCCGGAGGGGTGGTTTCGTTGACGACCGCCGCAGCCGCCGTCATCGGCGCAAATGTCGGGACGACATCGACCGCTGCTGTGGCTGTTTTGGGAGCAACCTCGAATGCGAAACGTGTTGCGGCGTTCCATGTCAGCTTTAATTTTTTAACAGGAATCGTCGCGTTTTTTATTTTGCCCCTTTTTATGTCCGTGTTTTCATCCGCGACAGCTTTCATTGGGGCACATCCGGCGCCAACGACAATCTTAGCTATTTTTCACACTTTCTTTAACGTTCTGGGAGTGTGTTTACTCACCCCATTTACTCGTCGGCTGGTACACTTTTTTGAAAATCGTTTTCGCTCGCATGATGAAGACGAATCACGGGCACGTTACCTTGATGCCAACATTATGCGTACTCCGGCCCTTGCTACCGATGCACTGGTTAAGGAGGTTGGGCGGCTTGGCGAGCTTGCACGGCGCGTTTGCTTGACCACATTGCATTGTGTCGCCAAGCCGTGCTCGGAAATGGAGCGAAATTTAGACATTCTCAGAAAACTCCAACATGCCATTGGGCGGTTTGCTGCCCATGTGAGCAACGAAGGGATGGCTTTGGAGACTTCTACTGATCTTGCTCGTATTTTACTTGCTGCTCGATATTATAATGCGGCAGCCGAAGCAGCAATAGATGCAGAACGTATTGAAGCCGCACTTCCCCCATTGCCCTATGATCCCTTGCAGGATAAACTTGATCTGCTCCGCGAAAAGGCAAGGGTTATATTGATTGAGGCCGATGCGATGCACGAAGGATATGCGGTTTCCGAAATTAAATACCACTATCGTTCTTTTGACAACCGGTATAAAAGTTTGAAACAGTCTTTTTTGGAAGCCGGTTCGGGGGGGCGAATTCGTATTGACGATATGGTTGGTTACCTCGATTTTATGAGCAAGGTTCGACGGATGCTCAATCAAACGGTGAAAGGGGGGAATGTGCTTTCCCGGTTGCGCAAACAATTCGAAGGCACTCTTTCTACGCAAGAATGGACGGAATAA
- a CDS encoding hydantoinase B/oxoprolinase family protein has translation METNPILLEVFKNRFSAIAEEMGMALIRTAFSPNIKERRDLSCAIFDAAGDMVAQAAHIPVHLGSMPLSVKAAIAECPMEPGDMVMLNDPYKGGTHLPDITLVAPVFANNTETPAFYVANRAHHADVGGMSPGSLPLSTSLFQEGIIIPPVRIVKHGTIDTDLMRFFLDNVRTPNERQGDFSAQVMANTTGVARTAALLEKYGRETVQFYAARLIDYAETMTRQAISALPNGTYTFEDVLDDDGQGATDIPIRLRMHIAADEVTLDFTDSGDQVRGSVNAVKAITLSAVLYVFRCLVDADIPTNAGIMRPLTVQTRPGSLVDATFPAAVACGNVETSQRLVDVILGALSTAAPTRIPAASQGTMNNVIIGGIDTRPGKKVPFSYYETIGGGMGASAHSSGASAVHSHMTNTLNTPVEALEYAYPFRVTRVSVRPDSGGTGKNPGGDGMIREIELLDDAEITVQSERRIHGAYGLAGGQAGKPGRNRLVQQGTPKEMPGKFHVLARKGDRLCLETPGGGGWGTLEPGEKA, from the coding sequence ATGGAAACGAATCCCATTCTGCTTGAAGTCTTTAAAAATCGATTTTCGGCTATTGCCGAAGAAATGGGGATGGCGCTCATTCGGACGGCGTTTTCTCCCAACATCAAAGAACGTCGCGACTTGTCCTGCGCCATTTTCGATGCTGCCGGCGATATGGTAGCGCAGGCGGCGCATATTCCTGTTCACCTCGGCTCCATGCCGCTTTCCGTCAAAGCCGCGATTGCCGAATGTCCGATGGAACCGGGTGATATGGTCATGCTGAATGATCCTTACAAAGGGGGAACACATCTTCCCGACATCACGCTGGTTGCGCCGGTGTTTGCAAACAACACGGAGACGCCCGCTTTTTATGTAGCCAACCGGGCGCATCATGCTGATGTCGGAGGAATGTCGCCAGGATCACTCCCCTTATCGACCTCGCTCTTTCAGGAAGGGATTATCATCCCTCCGGTTCGCATTGTGAAGCATGGGACAATCGATACGGATCTTATGCGGTTTTTTCTCGATAACGTGCGAACACCGAACGAACGCCAAGGAGATTTTTCGGCGCAAGTTATGGCCAATACGACGGGTGTTGCTCGAACCGCTGCACTGCTTGAGAAATATGGTCGCGAGACCGTACAGTTCTACGCAGCCCGGCTCATCGACTATGCCGAGACCATGACGCGCCAAGCTATTTCTGCATTACCCAACGGAACATACACCTTTGAGGACGTGCTGGATGACGATGGGCAAGGCGCGACGGATATACCTATCCGTTTACGAATGCACATTGCCGCGGATGAAGTCACCTTGGATTTCACTGACTCTGGTGACCAGGTTCGTGGGTCGGTCAATGCGGTGAAGGCTATTACGTTGTCGGCGGTACTCTATGTCTTTCGCTGTCTTGTCGACGCCGATATCCCGACGAATGCCGGTATTATGCGTCCACTGACCGTGCAGACACGCCCCGGTTCACTCGTCGATGCCACGTTTCCGGCGGCTGTGGCGTGTGGCAATGTGGAAACGTCGCAGCGGCTCGTCGATGTCATTCTTGGTGCGTTGTCCACGGCTGCTCCGACGCGTATCCCTGCGGCCAGCCAGGGAACGATGAACAATGTCATCATTGGGGGGATCGATACCCGCCCGGGAAAAAAAGTGCCCTTTTCCTATTATGAAACCATCGGTGGGGGGATGGGGGCGTCAGCCCATTCGTCAGGCGCGTCAGCCGTGCATTCTCACATGACGAACACCCTCAATACGCCCGTTGAGGCTTTGGAATATGCCTATCCCTTTCGTGTGACACGAGTCTCCGTGCGTCCAGACTCGGGAGGGACCGGGAAAAATCCGGGGGGAGACGGTATGATTCGCGAAATCGAGCTGCTTGATGATGCTGAAATTACCGTACAATCCGAGCGACGCATTCATGGTGCCTATGGTTTGGCTGGAGGCCAAGCAGGCAAGCCCGGTCGGAATCGTCTTGTCCAGCAGGGAACGCCCAAAGAGATGCCCGGAAAGTTTCATGTCTTGGCACGAAAGGGAGATCGCTTGTGTCTGGAAACACCTGGTGGTGGTGGATGGGGGACGCTCGAACCGGGGGAGAAGGCATAG
- a CDS encoding B12-binding domain-containing radical SAM protein — MDTITMNVLVLNAPYFPRFSRPQRSPAVTKSGTIYYPIWLAYAVGVLEHDNFNVTFLDAPAQDLEMRDVLDAVRQTSPSLVVMDVATPSIDNDLAVAADIRLLAPDTTILTVGTHVSALPEDTLTRSDVVDAVARREYEMTVLDLARAIRTHKGKPPDDVLASILGLSYRTNDGTIAHNEDRPFIEDLDTLPWVSRVYKKHLRIEDYFNPNAIPPMVTLITSRGCPFRCSFCVYPQTLTGRKYRFRSLSDVVTEIRYVKQEFPHVKSIFFEDDTLTANKKRCMAFSRELIRQNLNISWTANSRVDLDYETMALMKRAGCRMLCVGFESGDPKILRGMKKGIRRERMFQFMRDAKKAGILIHGCFIFGFPGETRESIERTIDLSIQLDPDTVQYYPVMVYPGTEAYDEYLEKEWITVDDFSRWLTPDGLHNCVVRNENLTPEELVRLCDRARRRFYLRPEYMGKKFLQVLTDSYEMRRTFKASRTFIKHLIFGSKV, encoded by the coding sequence ATGGATACCATTACTATGAATGTACTTGTTCTTAATGCCCCGTATTTTCCTCGATTCTCCCGGCCGCAACGAAGCCCGGCCGTCACCAAAAGTGGAACCATTTATTACCCCATTTGGTTAGCGTATGCCGTTGGCGTTCTCGAACACGACAACTTCAACGTTACTTTTCTCGATGCGCCGGCTCAAGATCTCGAAATGCGCGATGTGCTCGATGCCGTCCGACAAACGTCACCGTCACTCGTTGTCATGGATGTCGCGACACCAAGTATCGACAACGACTTGGCCGTTGCGGCCGATATACGCCTTCTCGCGCCAGACACGACTATTCTCACGGTCGGAACACACGTTTCGGCACTCCCTGAAGACACCCTCACACGATCCGACGTTGTCGATGCGGTGGCCAGACGTGAATACGAAATGACGGTGCTCGATCTTGCCCGTGCGATTCGGACACACAAAGGCAAGCCCCCGGATGATGTCCTGGCCAGTATTCTGGGCCTGTCGTATCGTACGAATGATGGCACGATTGCCCACAACGAGGACCGGCCGTTTATTGAAGACCTCGATACACTCCCCTGGGTGAGCCGGGTCTACAAAAAACATCTGCGTATTGAAGACTATTTCAATCCCAATGCCATTCCTCCCATGGTGACGCTGATCACAAGTCGGGGATGTCCGTTCCGGTGTAGTTTTTGTGTCTATCCCCAAACATTGACCGGTCGAAAATACCGATTTCGCAGTTTAAGCGACGTGGTCACGGAAATTCGCTATGTCAAACAGGAATTTCCCCACGTTAAATCCATCTTTTTTGAAGATGATACGCTGACGGCGAATAAAAAACGCTGCATGGCGTTTTCACGAGAGTTGATTCGACAAAATCTTAACATTTCGTGGACCGCCAACTCTCGGGTCGATCTCGATTATGAAACCATGGCCTTAATGAAGCGCGCCGGGTGTCGTATGCTCTGCGTCGGGTTTGAAAGTGGCGACCCCAAGATACTGCGCGGCATGAAAAAAGGCATCCGCCGTGAACGCATGTTTCAATTTATGCGTGACGCTAAAAAAGCGGGGATTCTCATCCACGGCTGCTTCATTTTCGGATTTCCCGGAGAAACGCGCGAAAGTATTGAACGCACCATCGACTTGTCCATTCAACTCGATCCAGACACCGTCCAATATTATCCGGTTATGGTCTACCCCGGCACCGAAGCCTATGACGAATATCTTGAGAAAGAATGGATCACTGTTGACGATTTCAGTCGTTGGCTGACGCCGGACGGTTTACATAACTGTGTGGTACGCAACGAAAATCTGACTCCGGAAGAATTGGTCCGACTCTGCGACCGTGCTCGCCGACGCTTTTATCTGCGTCCCGAATACATGGGGAAAAAGTTTCTCCAGGTGTTGACCGATTCGTATGAAATGCGCCGCACATTCAAAGCGAGTCGCACATTCATCAAACATCTCATCTTCGGATCAAAGGTCTGA
- a CDS encoding glycosyltransferase, with protein sequence MPSSSLALSVVIPAYNAAATLPDLLEALAKQTVPASDFEVLIVDDGSTDATAEIAHRAGVRVISQQNQGPASARNHGAREAHGKIVVFTDSDCAPDPGWLAAMAAPFDDPEVMGVQGAYRTEQTALAARFAQLEFEDRYDLMRCYPTIDLVATYAAAFPRAIFLRMGGFDTSFPKANNEDTEFSYRLVAAGYKLVFADGAIVRHLHPDTVMEYLRIKFSRAYWRLIVYRRYPEKAVKDRYTTKMVKLQTLAAAAAIGALVLSPLAPELFCASLVLFAGIMASATPLAKRAQADAPLARACFPLVLGRSIVFAVGSLWAVFDMLRKKR encoded by the coding sequence ATGCCATCGTCTTCCCTTGCCCTGTCGGTTGTTATTCCGGCATACAATGCCGCCGCGACTCTGCCGGATCTCCTTGAGGCCTTGGCGAAGCAAACGGTACCGGCGTCGGACTTCGAAGTCCTCATTGTGGACGACGGTTCCACCGATGCCACGGCTGAAATCGCCCACAGGGCCGGGGTGCGAGTCATTTCACAGCAGAATCAAGGACCGGCATCCGCCCGCAATCACGGGGCCCGCGAAGCTCATGGGAAGATTGTTGTATTCACGGATTCGGATTGCGCTCCTGACCCGGGCTGGCTCGCCGCTATGGCGGCCCCATTCGATGATCCGGAAGTTATGGGGGTACAGGGAGCGTATCGCACTGAACAGACCGCTTTGGCCGCCCGATTCGCCCAACTTGAATTCGAAGATCGATACGATCTTATGCGGTGCTACCCGACCATCGATCTCGTGGCCACGTATGCAGCGGCGTTCCCTCGTGCAATTTTTCTCCGTATGGGGGGCTTCGACACGAGCTTTCCCAAAGCGAACAACGAAGATACGGAGTTCTCCTATCGCCTTGTCGCGGCCGGCTACAAACTCGTCTTTGCCGATGGAGCCATTGTGCGTCACCTCCATCCCGATACCGTCATGGAGTACCTGCGCATCAAATTCTCCCGAGCCTATTGGCGACTCATCGTCTATCGACGATACCCAGAAAAAGCCGTGAAGGACCGCTACACCACCAAAATGGTAAAGCTTCAGACCTTAGCCGCTGCTGCTGCTATCGGCGCACTTGTCCTCTCTCCACTTGCTCCGGAGCTGTTTTGTGCAAGCCTGGTTCTCTTTGCTGGCATCATGGCCTCAGCCACGCCCCTCGCGAAACGTGCCCAGGCTGACGCTCCCCTGGCACGCGCCTGCTTTCCACTCGTCCTCGGCCGCAGCATCGTGTTCGCTGTTGGCTCCCTTTGGGCCGTCTTCGATATGCTCCGAAAAAAGCGTTAG
- a CDS encoding hydantoinase/oxoprolinase family protein, whose protein sequence is MHIIGVDTGGTFTDFIYKNGSEWGIYKTLSTPSDPSQAVLDGLEHIASRLETHTERQVTHGSTVSTNAILERKGVPTALITTAGFEDIIRIGRQNRSRLYDLQYCKQPHIVPPEYCFGIPGRIDCHGEEIEPFDDATAERVATQIASLGVESVAVCLLFSFANPRHELRMRELLAPLDLPVSLSHEIVREFREFERTSTTVVNAYVSPKMSRYLTRLQSFLSNDVLRVMQSNGGSISAETAMQQSVRTILSGPAGGVVGALEMGRLAGRNQLITFDMGGTSTDVSLIDGAPRLTLEASISGYPVKAPMIDIHTVGAGGGSIARLDAGGALVVGPESAGADPGPICYGKGRELTVTDANVYLGRLIPDHFLGGDMVLDTAAVDEAMKALAAKAGMEPMALAEGILDVANANMERAIRVISVERGLDPREFTLFSFGGAGGMHCLFLAQLLAMPEVLIPNNPGILSAVGMVLADVIKDYSHTVMFDVATTAHADINAAFAPLVRRGQYDLGREGFDLDGVVIEKILDMRYQGQSFEILIPYTEGCDVGAAFESLHESRYGYTNPGKPMEIVNVRLRARGVPDKPTFLERERGAPKPDENAILDTGEAVFDGVRHAVRIYDREQLLPGNRIDGPAILVEYSSTLVVPPGAQGIMDSFGNLLFTFS, encoded by the coding sequence ATGCATATTATCGGCGTCGATACTGGAGGAACATTTACCGATTTTATTTATAAAAACGGCAGCGAATGGGGTATTTATAAAACCTTGTCCACGCCCTCTGACCCCTCTCAGGCGGTGCTTGATGGACTTGAGCATATTGCATCACGCCTGGAGACCCACACGGAACGTCAGGTCACACATGGGTCGACCGTCTCTACCAATGCGATATTGGAGCGTAAAGGAGTTCCTACTGCGCTCATTACGACAGCTGGGTTTGAAGATATTATCCGAATTGGCAGACAGAACCGGAGCCGTCTTTATGATCTCCAATACTGTAAGCAACCGCATATTGTTCCGCCAGAATACTGCTTCGGGATTCCTGGGCGTATAGATTGCCATGGGGAAGAAATTGAGCCGTTTGACGATGCGACTGCCGAGCGGGTGGCGACACAGATCGCATCGCTTGGTGTGGAATCGGTGGCAGTCTGTCTGTTGTTTTCTTTCGCTAACCCTCGCCATGAACTTCGCATGCGGGAACTCTTGGCACCGCTTGATCTTCCCGTGTCGCTCTCCCATGAAATCGTCCGAGAATTTCGAGAGTTCGAGCGCACTTCGACAACAGTGGTCAATGCGTATGTTTCACCGAAAATGTCACGCTATCTGACGCGGCTCCAGTCTTTTCTGTCGAACGATGTTTTGCGTGTCATGCAATCCAATGGTGGGTCCATTTCAGCGGAAACCGCTATGCAACAATCGGTTCGGACCATTTTGTCTGGTCCAGCCGGTGGCGTTGTCGGGGCTTTGGAGATGGGGCGATTGGCTGGGAGAAACCAATTGATCACCTTCGATATGGGAGGGACGTCCACCGATGTTTCGTTAATTGACGGTGCGCCTCGATTGACGTTGGAAGCCAGTATCTCCGGATATCCGGTCAAGGCTCCTATGATCGACATTCATACGGTGGGAGCCGGAGGCGGCTCCATTGCCCGCCTTGATGCGGGCGGAGCGTTGGTTGTCGGACCGGAAAGCGCCGGTGCCGATCCAGGACCGATTTGTTATGGCAAAGGACGCGAACTCACCGTTACCGACGCCAATGTCTACTTGGGACGTCTTATCCCCGACCATTTCCTTGGTGGTGACATGGTGCTTGATACGGCAGCCGTTGACGAAGCCATGAAAGCGCTGGCTGCCAAAGCGGGAATGGAACCGATGGCATTGGCTGAAGGCATTCTCGACGTGGCCAATGCGAATATGGAACGCGCCATTCGAGTGATCAGTGTTGAACGCGGTCTTGATCCACGTGAATTCACCTTGTTTTCGTTTGGTGGTGCCGGAGGCATGCATTGCCTTTTCCTGGCGCAACTCCTTGCCATGCCCGAAGTGCTTATCCCGAACAATCCCGGCATCCTCTCGGCCGTGGGGATGGTTTTGGCCGATGTGATCAAAGATTATTCCCATACGGTGATGTTTGATGTGGCTACAACAGCGCATGCCGACATCAACGCGGCATTCGCTCCTTTGGTCCGACGTGGCCAATACGACTTGGGCCGAGAAGGCTTTGACCTTGATGGTGTCGTCATCGAAAAGATTCTCGATATGCGGTATCAGGGACAGTCGTTTGAAATTTTGATTCCATATACCGAAGGGTGCGATGTGGGTGCAGCATTCGAGAGCCTGCATGAGAGCCGTTATGGATACACCAACCCCGGGAAACCTATGGAAATCGTCAATGTTCGATTGCGAGCCCGTGGTGTTCCGGACAAACCGACATTTCTCGAGCGTGAACGTGGCGCCCCAAAACCTGATGAGAATGCCATTCTTGATACGGGAGAGGCTGTGTTCGATGGAGTTCGGCATGCCGTACGAATTTACGATCGTGAACAGTTACTGCCGGGAAACCGGATCGATGGACCGGCGATTCTCGTTGAATACAGTTCCACACTGGTCGTCCCGCCTGGAGCCCAGGGAATAATGGACTCGTTTGGCAACCTGCTTTTCACCTTTTCGTAA
- a CDS encoding RNA polymerase sigma factor: MPPKQIDEATLVQSAQNGDAAAFTELVKSNQQHVAAVCAGHVPFDKVEEVAQEAFVRAYQSLNRFRGDAPFRNWLSVLAVRSCHDYWRKSYRNKEHPASTLGSDDEHFLERIADTGPTLEEEAEKRQAIRLLHYALDGLSPTDRMVVTLTHLEEYTVAETAKILDLSVANVKVRAFRARKKLRKLLAELDPAA, from the coding sequence TTGCCGCCAAAACAAATTGACGAAGCCACTCTGGTGCAAAGCGCGCAAAATGGAGATGCTGCAGCCTTTACCGAGCTCGTCAAGAGCAACCAGCAGCACGTTGCTGCCGTTTGTGCAGGACATGTTCCCTTTGACAAGGTTGAAGAAGTGGCCCAGGAAGCCTTTGTCAGAGCGTATCAGTCACTGAATCGGTTTCGTGGGGATGCACCGTTCCGCAACTGGCTCTCGGTTCTTGCTGTCCGTTCTTGTCATGATTATTGGCGTAAATCATATCGTAATAAAGAGCATCCTGCGAGTACGCTGGGAAGTGACGATGAACATTTTCTCGAACGTATAGCCGATACGGGACCGACACTGGAAGAAGAGGCTGAAAAGCGGCAAGCCATTCGATTACTGCATTACGCTCTTGACGGTCTTTCACCAACTGACAGAATGGTCGTTACGCTAACGCACCTTGAAGAGTACACCGTAGCCGAAACAGCAAAAATACTGGATTTGAGTGTCGCAAATGTTAAAGTCCGTGCGTTTAGGGCCAGAAAAAAATTACGAAAATTACTTGCCGAACTTGATCCAGCGGCATGA